A single region of the Vicia villosa cultivar HV-30 ecotype Madison, WI linkage group LG4, Vvil1.0, whole genome shotgun sequence genome encodes:
- the LOC131598700 gene encoding heat stress transcription factor C-1-like, with the protein MGMEQNNMIAPFIMKTYHMVNEPNTDNLIKWGPPNNSFIVLDPLEFSHSLLPLFFKHNNFSSFVRQLNTYGFRKVDPDRWEFANEWFLRGQKHLLKNIVRKKHVGGVGNGRNNNNSNNNYYSNEVKFEDFEEDEAMVTEILKLKEEQRNLDEELQGMNKRLETTEKRPQQMMAFLCNVVEDPQILSRILNQREKQIVLDKKKRRLISPVTTTVPVATTSTSSDSSGMAVGSFVKTEFEEDEVTVANNMMSSSPETGFEIDYFHRAPPLGVTPAVGGWWGQTQIGQMGYGYDCKVSQTPLTEVSPAAPFMGGVNSGDGKMGGVEIFSEIAAENSSLPPYPFSLLDGGF; encoded by the exons ATGGGGATGGAGCAAAACAACATGATCGCACCGTTCATTATGAAGACATATCACATGGTTAACGAACCAAACACCGATAACCTTATCAAGTGGGGCCCACCTAACAACAGTTTCATCGTCCTCGACCCCCTCGAATTCTCTCACTCCCTTCTCCCTCTTTTCTTCAAACACAACAACTTCTCTAGCTTCGTTCGTCAACTCAACACCTAC GGTTTCAGAAAAGTTGATCCGGATCGTTGGGAATTTGCGAATGAGTGGTTTCTAAGAGGACAAAAGCACTTATTGAAGAACATAGTTAGAAAAAAGCACGTTGGTGGagttggaaatggaaggaacaataataatagtaataataactattattctAACGAAGTGAAGTTTGAggattttgaagaagatgaagctatGGTGACAGAAATATTGAAGctgaaagaagaacaaagaaatTTAGATGAAGAGCTTCAAGGGATGAACAAGAGATTAGAAACAACAGAGAAACGACCACAACAAATGATGGCTTTTCTTTGCAATGTCGTTGAAGATCCTCAGATTCTGTCTAGAATACTCAATCAGAGAGAGAAGCAGATAGTTCTTGATAAGAAAAAAAGACGGTTGATATCTCCGGTGACGACGACGGTGCCGGTGGCGACTACCTCGACTTCCTCAGACTCGTCTGGCATGGCGGTTGGGAGTTTTGTTAAGACGGAGTTTGAGGAAGACGAGGTAACCGTTGCTAATAATATGATGTCGTCGTCGCCGGAGACGGGTTTTGAAATTGATTATTTCCACCGTGCGCCGCCGTTGGGAGTGACGCCGGCGGTGGGAGGTTGGTGGGGTCAGACGCAGATTGGACAAATGGGGTATGGGTATGATTGCAAAGTTTCTCAGACGCCGTTGACGGAAGTGTCTCCGGCGGCACCGTTTATGGGGGGTGTGAATAGTGGCGATGGTAAAATGGGGGGTGTGGAAATTTTCAGTGAAATAGCGGCGGAGAATAGTTCGTTGCCACCTTATCCCTTTTCTTTGTTGGATGGTGGCTTTTAG